One region of Dryobates pubescens isolate bDryPub1 chromosome 20, bDryPub1.pri, whole genome shotgun sequence genomic DNA includes:
- the IL22RA1 gene encoding interleukin-22 receptor subunit alpha-1: MKQLLAVLAVFSLAGTVTTERSSCLKQPRFASTNLDNILTWETEADIPPGTLFDVQYKQYGDKTWLSKQECQGITQPFCNLTRETENFTEHYYGRVRATGHSLCSAGWLRSERFEPRKETTIGAPGVSFVPSVRSIKFLIQPPYTPLRDEGGHQLTVEDIYSKFGPVDYHLTIFNQRTQQKWTKSEHNKEFEVSNLEPDTEYNGTVYLCLFQKRSKPQVFWVRTQADNTWLLYCFVALAFCAGLVFAAISYVIYKYIKQHGAQPTALDFRGIPSFQPLTLTVEHIIKPISLSKPSLLFPEVQAPQISHRLDRALEPAAWSFPPAETAYQQQVAVPVLQPPCLASTDPSCYAPQTSHQSVPAATSSKSLSLTYGMCVESTEQLDRKSSKPAQRLKEASPGGNLITQGLDKSCSRWDYKGQGPSWALWHSSDTRGSVCWQGQQLALQTEGVGSNEPAPQLPLALLEQGGCYRQQPGSSVAADTDYLREESLSALLSSVSTRNNFPGRDSTEQWLLPHPHPTTKLQLPETPEQLQAREELSCTELSNAVSPDAVSDGDSDTVLAMFFKDLNLQVVWD; encoded by the exons GGACTGTGACTACAGAGAGGTCATCATGTCTGAAACAACCAAGATTTGCCTCTACAAACTTAGACAACATCCTGACCTGGGAAACTGAAGCAGATATTCCCCCTGGCACTCTCTTTGATGTCCAGTACAAACA GTATGGAGATAAAACCTGGCTGAGCAAGCAGGAGTGCCAGGGCATCACCCAGCCTTTCTGCAACCTCACTCGTGAGACAGAGAACTTCACAGAGCACTACTACGGCAGGGTGAGGGCCACcggccacagcctctgctccgcCGGCTGGCTGCGCTCCGAGCGCTTTGAGCCCCGCAAAGAGA ctACTATTGGAGCCCCAGGAGTGAGCTTTGTGCCTTCTGTGCGCTCCATCAagttcctcatccagcctccctACACCCCCCTGAGGGATGAGGGTGGCCACCAGCTAACCGTGGAGGACATCTACAGCAAGTTTGGTCCTGTTGATTACCACTTAACAATATTCAACCAAAGGACACAGCAAAAG TGGACAAAGAGTGAGCACAACAAAGAGTTTGAAGTCTCCAACTTGGAGCCTGACACTGAGTACAATGGAACAGTCTACCTCTGCCTCTTCCAGAAGAGGAGCAAGCCTCAGGTGTTTTGGGTTAGAACACAAGCAG acAACACTTGGCTGCTCTACTGCTTCGTGGCCCTCGCCTTCTGCGCCGGCCTGGTGTTTGCTGCCATCAGTTATGTGATCTACAAATACATCAAGcagcatggggcccagcccaCAGCTTTG GACTTCAGAGGGATTCCATCATTCCAGCCTCTCACCCTGACAGTGGAACACATTATCAAGCCCATCAGCTTGTCCAAACCTTCACTTCTCTTCCCTGAAGTGCAGGCACCACAGATCAGTCACCGTctggacagagccctggagccagcagcgtggtccttccctccagctgaaACTGCCTATCAGCAGCAGgtggctgtgccagtgctgcagccaccctgcttGGCAAGCACAGATCCTTCCTGTTATGCTCCCCAAACCAGTCACCAAAGTgttcctgctgccacctccagcaagAGTCTGTCCCTGACCTACGGCATGTGCGTTGAGAGCACCGAGCAGCTTGACAGGAAGAGCTCCAAGCCAGCCCAGAGGCTGAAGGAAGCTTCTCCAGGTGGCAATCTCATAACCCAGGGGCTGGATAAGAGCTGCAGCCGTTGGGATTACAAAGGCCAGGGACCAAGCTGGGCACTGTGGCACAGCAGTGACACAAGAGGGTCGGTTTGCTggcaagggcagcagctggcactacAGACTGAAGGGGTGGGGAGCAATGAGCCTGCACCCCAGCTGCCactggccctgctggagcaaggaggaTGCTACAGACAGCAGCCAGGGTCCTCAGTGGCAGCTGACACAGACTACCTCAGGGAGGAGTCTCTATcagctctcctttcctctgtcAGTACCAGGAACAACTTCCCTGGAAgggacagcacagagcagtggctgctgccacATCCACATCCCACAACGAAACTGCAGCTCCCAGAGACTCCAGAACAGCTCCAAgcaagagaggagctgagctgcacagaactgagcaatgctgtgtccCCAGATGCTGTCTCAGATGGGGACAGTGACACTGTCCTTGCTATGTTCTTCAAAGACTTGAACTTGCAAGTGGTGTGGGATTAG